From Camelus dromedarius isolate mCamDro1 chromosome 2, mCamDro1.pat, whole genome shotgun sequence, one genomic window encodes:
- the VGLL3 gene encoding transcription cofactor vestigial-like protein 3 isoform X1: MSCAEVMYHPQPYGAPQYLPNPVAAATCPTAYYHPAPQPGQQKKLAVYSKMQDSLEVTLPSKQEEEEEEEDEEEEEEEKDQPAEMEYLNSRCVLFTYFQGDIGSVVDEHFSRALGQASTLHPESAISKSKMGLTPLWRDSSALSSQRSSFPTSFWTSSYQPSPAPCLGGVHPDFQVTTPPGTFPAADPSPWAGHGLHQTGPAPPPPVSESWHYPLASQVSPSYSHVHDVYLRHHHPHAHMHHRHHHHHHHHHHPSAGSALDPSYGPLLMPSVRAARIPAPPCDITKTDPTTATTATSAWAGAFHGTVDLVPSVGFDTGLQHQDKSKESPWY; this comes from the exons ATGAGTTGTGCGGAGGTGATGTATCACCCCCAGCCGTATGGAGCGCCCCAGTATCTGCCCAACCCTGTGGCAGCTGCAACCTGCCCCACAGCCTATTACCACCCGGCGCCCCAACCTGGCCAGCAG AAGAAGTTAGCGGTATACAGCAAGATGCAGGACTCTCTGGAAGTCACCCTTCCCAgcaaacaagaggaggaggaggaggaggaggatgaggaggaggaggaggaggagaaagaccaGCCTGCCGAGATGGAGTACCTTAACTCTCGCTGTGTCCTTTTCACTTATTTCCAGGGAGACATTGGGTCAGTAGTGGATGAACACTTCTCAAGAGCTTTGGGCCAAGCCAGCACCCTCCATCCAGAATCTGCCATTTCAAAAAGCAAGATGGGGCTAACCCCCTTATGGCGAG aCAGCTCAGCTCTCTCCAGCCAGCGGAGTAGTTTCCCGACTTCCTTTTGGACCAGCTCTTACCAGCCCTCTCCTGCACCTTGTCTGGGGGGAGTTCATCCCGACTTCCAGGTCACCACGCCCCCTGGCACCTTTCCCGCCGCCGACCCCAGCCCCTGGGCAGGACACGGCCTGCATCAGactggcccagcccctcccccgcccgtGTCCGAGTCCTGGCACTACCCTCTGGCATCTCAGGTGAGCCCATCCTACAGCCACGTGCATGACGTGTACCTGCGGCACCACCATCCGCACGCGCACAtgcaccaccgccaccaccaccaccaccaccaccaccaccacccttctGCTGGCTCCGCCCTGGATCCGTCCTACGGGCCCCTGCTGATGCCATCAGTGCGCGCAGCCAGGATTCCTGCTCCCCCGTGTGACATCACAAAGACCGATCCGACTACAGCCACCACTGCTACCTCAGCGTGGGCCGGAGCCTTTCACGGAACCGTGGACTTAGTGCCAAGTGTGGGGTTTGATACAG
- the VGLL3 gene encoding transcription cofactor vestigial-like protein 3 isoform X3, which yields MSCAEVMYHPQPYGAPQYLPNPVAAATCPTAYYHPAPQPGQQGDIGSVVDEHFSRALGQASTLHPESAISKSKMGLTPLWRDSSALSSQRSSFPTSFWTSSYQPSPAPCLGGVHPDFQVTTPPGTFPAADPSPWAGHGLHQTGPAPPPPVSESWHYPLASQVSPSYSHVHDVYLRHHHPHAHMHHRHHHHHHHHHHPSAGSALDPSYGPLLMPSVRAARIPAPPCDITKTDPTTATTATSAWAGAFHGTVDLVPSVGFDTGLQHQDKSKESPWY from the exons ATGAGTTGTGCGGAGGTGATGTATCACCCCCAGCCGTATGGAGCGCCCCAGTATCTGCCCAACCCTGTGGCAGCTGCAACCTGCCCCACAGCCTATTACCACCCGGCGCCCCAACCTGGCCAGCAG GGAGACATTGGGTCAGTAGTGGATGAACACTTCTCAAGAGCTTTGGGCCAAGCCAGCACCCTCCATCCAGAATCTGCCATTTCAAAAAGCAAGATGGGGCTAACCCCCTTATGGCGAG aCAGCTCAGCTCTCTCCAGCCAGCGGAGTAGTTTCCCGACTTCCTTTTGGACCAGCTCTTACCAGCCCTCTCCTGCACCTTGTCTGGGGGGAGTTCATCCCGACTTCCAGGTCACCACGCCCCCTGGCACCTTTCCCGCCGCCGACCCCAGCCCCTGGGCAGGACACGGCCTGCATCAGactggcccagcccctcccccgcccgtGTCCGAGTCCTGGCACTACCCTCTGGCATCTCAGGTGAGCCCATCCTACAGCCACGTGCATGACGTGTACCTGCGGCACCACCATCCGCACGCGCACAtgcaccaccgccaccaccaccaccaccaccaccaccaccacccttctGCTGGCTCCGCCCTGGATCCGTCCTACGGGCCCCTGCTGATGCCATCAGTGCGCGCAGCCAGGATTCCTGCTCCCCCGTGTGACATCACAAAGACCGATCCGACTACAGCCACCACTGCTACCTCAGCGTGGGCCGGAGCCTTTCACGGAACCGTGGACTTAGTGCCAAGTGTGGGGTTTGATACAG
- the VGLL3 gene encoding transcription cofactor vestigial-like protein 3 isoform X2, with protein MSCAEVMYHPQPYGAPQYLPNPVAAATCPTAYYHPAPQPGQQKLAVYSKMQDSLEVTLPSKQEEEEEEEDEEEEEEEKDQPAEMEYLNSRCVLFTYFQGDIGSVVDEHFSRALGQASTLHPESAISKSKMGLTPLWRDSSALSSQRSSFPTSFWTSSYQPSPAPCLGGVHPDFQVTTPPGTFPAADPSPWAGHGLHQTGPAPPPPVSESWHYPLASQVSPSYSHVHDVYLRHHHPHAHMHHRHHHHHHHHHHPSAGSALDPSYGPLLMPSVRAARIPAPPCDITKTDPTTATTATSAWAGAFHGTVDLVPSVGFDTGLQHQDKSKESPWY; from the exons ATGAGTTGTGCGGAGGTGATGTATCACCCCCAGCCGTATGGAGCGCCCCAGTATCTGCCCAACCCTGTGGCAGCTGCAACCTGCCCCACAGCCTATTACCACCCGGCGCCCCAACCTGGCCAGCAG AAGTTAGCGGTATACAGCAAGATGCAGGACTCTCTGGAAGTCACCCTTCCCAgcaaacaagaggaggaggaggaggaggaggatgaggaggaggaggaggaggagaaagaccaGCCTGCCGAGATGGAGTACCTTAACTCTCGCTGTGTCCTTTTCACTTATTTCCAGGGAGACATTGGGTCAGTAGTGGATGAACACTTCTCAAGAGCTTTGGGCCAAGCCAGCACCCTCCATCCAGAATCTGCCATTTCAAAAAGCAAGATGGGGCTAACCCCCTTATGGCGAG aCAGCTCAGCTCTCTCCAGCCAGCGGAGTAGTTTCCCGACTTCCTTTTGGACCAGCTCTTACCAGCCCTCTCCTGCACCTTGTCTGGGGGGAGTTCATCCCGACTTCCAGGTCACCACGCCCCCTGGCACCTTTCCCGCCGCCGACCCCAGCCCCTGGGCAGGACACGGCCTGCATCAGactggcccagcccctcccccgcccgtGTCCGAGTCCTGGCACTACCCTCTGGCATCTCAGGTGAGCCCATCCTACAGCCACGTGCATGACGTGTACCTGCGGCACCACCATCCGCACGCGCACAtgcaccaccgccaccaccaccaccaccaccaccaccaccacccttctGCTGGCTCCGCCCTGGATCCGTCCTACGGGCCCCTGCTGATGCCATCAGTGCGCGCAGCCAGGATTCCTGCTCCCCCGTGTGACATCACAAAGACCGATCCGACTACAGCCACCACTGCTACCTCAGCGTGGGCCGGAGCCTTTCACGGAACCGTGGACTTAGTGCCAAGTGTGGGGTTTGATACAG